One region of Thunnus albacares chromosome 8, fThuAlb1.1, whole genome shotgun sequence genomic DNA includes:
- the twist1b gene encoding twist-related protein 1b has product MSEENMGEESSSPPVSPVDSLSNSEGELDRQPKRCGRKRRSSRKNGEDSDSPTPGKRGKKSSSSSPQSFEELQTQRVMANVRERQRTQSLNEAFASLRKIIPTLPSDKLSKIQTLKLAARYIDFLYQVLQSDELDSKMSSCSYVAHERLSYAFSVWRMEGAWSMSTSH; this is encoded by the coding sequence ATGTCTGAGGAAAATATGGGGGAAGAGTCGAGCAGCCCCCCTGTCTCTCCTGTGGACAGCCTGAGCAACAGCGAGGGGGAGCTGGACAGACAGCCGAAGAGAtgtgggaggaagaggagatcgAGCAGGAAAAACGGGGAGGACTCAGATAGCCCGACCCCTGGGAAAAGAGGGAAGaagtccagcagcagcagcccccAGTCTTTCGAGGAGCTCCAGACGCAGCGGGTCATGGCCAACGTCCGGGAGCGTCAGAGGACCCAGTCTCTCAACGAGGCGTTCGCAAGTTTGCGGAAAATTATCCCCACTTTGCCTTCGGACAAACTCAGCAAAATACAGACCCTAAAACTTGCAGCCAGATACATCGACTTCCTCTACCAGGTGCTGCAGAGCGACGAGCTGGACTCCAAAATGTCAAGTTGTAGTTATGTGGCGCATGAGAGGCTGAGCTACGCCTTCTCTGTATGGAGGATGGAAGGCGCTTGGTCCATGTCAACATCTCACTAA